In Candidatus Binataceae bacterium, one genomic interval encodes:
- a CDS encoding DUF1573 domain-containing protein — MRRMLLAFVATVLIRGVAAAQSPPQIPGLNSAPPGPQPKVQVLNPFYDFGTALEGKMVDHVFKIKNTGSGELEIRGMKTSCGCTAAAPSKNHLAPGEEADISVGFDTHFQKGHQVRTITAFTNDPATPQAVMTMQGMVRQQVAATPAQVAFGTVRKGATATQEVTIDDLTAQKGFKVSSVSNSSPSIKVAIEPRKDGKLGALLKVDLLPTMPAGTFDDAIKVTTNRAPLQIDVFGTVAGDLTLDPAQVSFGIVPKGQDVVRILRLTNSSPRDVKVLDISSSTPSVVASADPVKAGREYRITVTLRRGTPDGQLRGQLAIKTDDPEQSKVDVPFYAIVWQFKI; from the coding sequence ATGCGTCGAATGCTGCTTGCCTTCGTGGCCACTGTGCTGATCCGCGGCGTCGCGGCCGCGCAGAGTCCGCCCCAGATTCCCGGACTTAACTCTGCGCCCCCGGGTCCGCAGCCCAAGGTTCAGGTGCTCAATCCCTTCTACGATTTCGGGACTGCGCTTGAAGGGAAAATGGTGGACCACGTCTTCAAGATCAAAAACACCGGGAGCGGTGAGCTGGAAATCCGCGGCATGAAAACCTCCTGCGGATGCACCGCGGCGGCGCCCAGCAAAAACCACCTGGCGCCCGGCGAGGAGGCGGACATCTCGGTAGGGTTCGACACGCATTTCCAGAAGGGCCACCAGGTCCGAACCATCACCGCATTCACCAACGATCCTGCGACGCCGCAAGCAGTGATGACGATGCAGGGCATGGTCAGGCAGCAAGTCGCCGCGACGCCGGCGCAGGTCGCATTCGGTACGGTTCGCAAGGGGGCCACGGCGACGCAGGAAGTCACGATCGATGACCTGACTGCGCAGAAAGGGTTCAAGGTCAGCTCGGTCAGCAACTCGAGCCCGTCGATCAAGGTTGCGATCGAACCGCGCAAGGACGGCAAGCTAGGCGCGCTCCTGAAAGTCGATCTGCTGCCGACCATGCCGGCGGGAACCTTCGATGATGCGATCAAGGTGACTACCAACCGGGCGCCGCTGCAGATCGATGTCTTCGGAACTGTCGCGGGCGACCTGACGCTCGACCCCGCGCAGGTTTCATTTGGCATCGTTCCCAAGGGCCAGGACGTCGTCCGGATTCTGCGGCTCACCAATTCCAGTCCGCGAGACGTCAAGGTACTTGACATCTCGAGTTCGACGCCCTCGGTAGTCGCCTCGGCCGATCCGGTCAAGGCGGGTAGGGAATATCGCATTACGGTGACGCTTCGGCGCGGTACGCCGGATGGTCAATTGCGTGGACAGCTGGCGATCAAGACCGACGACCCGGAGCAGAGCAAGGTCGACGTTCCGTTCTACGCCATCGTTTGGCAGTTCAAGATCTGA
- the accC gene encoding acetyl-CoA carboxylase biotin carboxylase subunit, which yields MFKKLLVANRGTIAIRIIRACRELGIPTVAVYSTADKDALHVRMADESVCIGPPAAEDSYLSIPSILSAALTYGADAVHPGYGFLSENGDFAEACQRSGLQFVGPRARHIRLMGDKPRARRIMKRAGVPVLPGSDGKGVTEVRDALTDAKRLGFPVLIKAAAGGGGKGMRVVRDVKELERLFPLARAESEAAFNSRTMYLEKYLEHARHVEFQIVADNFRNVLHLGERDCSIQRRHQKVIEESPCPVLNPRWREKMGKAAVRAAEVVGYSNVGTVEFLLAPDGEFHFIEMNTRIQVEHGVTEMVTGIDLVKESIRLALGERLNLKQKQVTFSGCAMEFRIYAEDPEKHLPSPGLVSNHHPPGGLGVRVETALYDGYRVPVHYDPLVAKLIVHSETRKLTMLRARAALREYLIDGIRTNIPLHLKILHDPDFIRGDFSTGFLRRYEPAPRATGEMPAAKAS from the coding sequence ATGTTCAAGAAGCTTCTCGTCGCCAATCGGGGCACGATCGCGATTCGCATAATCCGCGCATGTCGCGAACTCGGGATCCCGACAGTGGCGGTCTATTCCACGGCGGACAAAGATGCGCTGCATGTTCGGATGGCCGATGAATCGGTGTGCATCGGGCCGCCTGCGGCAGAAGATAGCTACCTCAGCATCCCCTCGATTCTGAGCGCCGCGCTGACCTACGGCGCCGACGCGGTCCATCCCGGATACGGCTTTCTTTCCGAGAACGGTGATTTCGCGGAAGCCTGTCAACGATCCGGCCTTCAGTTCGTCGGGCCGCGCGCTCGCCACATCCGGCTTATGGGTGACAAGCCGCGCGCCCGGCGCATCATGAAACGTGCCGGCGTTCCGGTGCTTCCGGGGAGCGATGGAAAGGGCGTTACCGAGGTTCGCGATGCGCTCACGGACGCAAAGCGGCTGGGATTTCCGGTGCTGATCAAGGCGGCAGCGGGGGGAGGCGGGAAAGGGATGCGCGTGGTGCGCGACGTGAAGGAGCTGGAGCGTCTGTTTCCGTTGGCGCGCGCCGAAAGCGAAGCGGCCTTCAATTCGCGGACCATGTACCTGGAGAAGTACCTCGAACATGCGCGCCACGTTGAATTCCAGATTGTCGCTGACAACTTCCGCAACGTGCTGCATCTGGGTGAGCGCGACTGCTCGATCCAGCGTCGTCATCAGAAGGTTATCGAGGAATCGCCGTGTCCGGTACTGAATCCGCGCTGGCGCGAGAAGATGGGTAAGGCGGCGGTGCGCGCGGCTGAAGTGGTGGGCTATTCGAACGTCGGCACGGTGGAGTTTCTCCTCGCCCCAGACGGCGAGTTCCATTTCATCGAGATGAACACGCGAATCCAGGTCGAGCACGGAGTCACCGAGATGGTGACCGGCATCGACCTGGTCAAGGAAAGCATTCGGCTGGCGCTGGGCGAGCGGCTCAACCTCAAGCAGAAGCAGGTAACCTTCAGCGGATGCGCCATGGAATTTCGCATTTACGCGGAGGATCCGGAGAAGCACCTGCCGTCGCCCGGACTGGTTTCAAACCATCATCCGCCTGGGGGATTGGGCGTGCGGGTCGAAACCGCCCTTTACGACGGTTATCGGGTGCCGGTGCACTACGATCCGCTGGTTGCAAAACTGATTGTCCATTCCGAGACCCGCAAGCTGACCATGCTGCGGGCGCGCGCCGCGTTGCGCGAGTATTTGATCGACGGAATCCGGACCAATATCCCCCTCCATCTCAAGATTCTGCACGACCCGGATTTTATCCGCGGCGACTTTTCGACGGGCTTTCTCAGGAGATACGAGCCCGCCCCCCGCGCGACCGGTGAAATGCCCGCAGCGAAAGCCTCTTGA
- the accB gene encoding acetyl-CoA carboxylase biotin carboxyl carrier protein, producing MEVREIKALIALMNDHGLVELEIEDKKGKVRLVRAPLAPSLEANSQPNSSAVSVKPGRRRAGAKVAAKTDGAAVELASNQMLVESPMVGTFYRASAPDAAPFVEEGSSVRKGQTVCIIEAMKMMNEIEAPAAGRVVRIVAENAQPVEYGQALMVIEVG from the coding sequence ATGGAAGTTCGAGAGATAAAGGCCCTGATTGCCCTGATGAACGACCACGGCCTGGTCGAACTCGAAATCGAAGACAAAAAGGGCAAGGTTCGCCTGGTTCGTGCTCCGCTGGCTCCCTCACTCGAGGCCAATTCGCAGCCCAATTCCTCCGCAGTATCGGTCAAGCCCGGGAGGCGCCGAGCGGGCGCGAAAGTCGCCGCCAAAACAGATGGGGCCGCGGTCGAACTTGCTTCGAACCAGATGCTCGTCGAGAGCCCGATGGTCGGGACCTTTTACCGTGCCTCCGCTCCCGATGCCGCGCCGTTTGTGGAGGAAGGCTCCTCGGTGCGCAAAGGTCAGACAGTCTGTATTATTGAAGCGATGAAGATGATGAATGAGATCGAAGCGCCTGCTGCAGGGCGTGTCGTGAGGATAGTTGCCGAGAACGCCCAGCCCGTTGAGTACGGCCAGGCTTTGATGGTGATAGAGGTAGGCTGA
- the aroQ gene encoding type II 3-dehydroquinate dehydratase, producing the protein MTREKDASGRGRADGEAKSGRAFRVLVVHGPNLNLLGEREPEVYGRTRLRDIDRELKRLGRELSLSVDSFQSNSEGAIVDRIQKARDRSDLILVNPGAYTHTSIAIRDALAAIAVPVIEVHLSNVYRRESFRHHSTIADLAVGRIMGFGAEGYYLALRAAATLLSTRAAAP; encoded by the coding sequence GTGACGCGGGAGAAAGATGCTTCCGGGCGCGGCCGAGCTGACGGCGAAGCCAAGAGCGGGCGAGCTTTTCGCGTCCTGGTGGTTCACGGGCCTAACCTGAATCTCCTGGGAGAGCGCGAACCGGAAGTCTATGGCCGTACCCGGCTTCGCGATATCGACCGGGAGTTGAAACGACTGGGGCGCGAGCTGAGTCTTTCGGTCGACAGCTTCCAGTCGAATTCCGAGGGCGCGATCGTCGATCGCATCCAGAAGGCCCGCGATCGATCTGACCTGATCCTCGTAAATCCGGGTGCCTACACCCACACGAGCATCGCGATTCGCGACGCGCTTGCGGCGATCGCCGTTCCGGTAATCGAGGTGCATCTGTCCAACGTCTACCGACGCGAATCATTCCGCCATCATTCCACCATCGCGGATCTGGCAGTCGGCCGAATCATGGGGTTCGGTGCAGAAGGGTACTACTTGGCGCTACGCGCCGCGGCAACACTGCTGTCGACCAGGGCGGCAGCCCCGTAG
- a CDS encoding VOC family protein, whose product MATRLDHLILNVNDREKSIAFYTCILGFAHEGAREGTPFSVIKVEPDFMLQLAPFGTRGGEHLAFSMSREEFDHTFQRVREAGIEYGDSFDTVGNMRGPGVSGGARGACKSVYFFDPNRHLIEIAYY is encoded by the coding sequence ATGGCAACCCGTCTGGATCATCTCATTCTCAACGTGAACGATCGCGAGAAAAGCATCGCTTTTTACACGTGCATTCTCGGCTTCGCGCATGAGGGAGCGCGGGAAGGGACGCCGTTCTCGGTTATCAAAGTGGAGCCGGATTTTATGCTGCAGCTCGCTCCCTTCGGAACCAGGGGTGGCGAGCACCTGGCGTTTTCGATGTCGCGCGAGGAATTTGACCACACTTTCCAGAGGGTGCGCGAGGCGGGAATCGAATATGGTGACTCGTTCGACACGGTGGGCAACATGCGCGGGCCCGGAGTTAGCGGAGGTGCGCGCGGAGCATGCAAGTCGGTCTACTTCTTCGACCCCAACCGGCACCTGATCGAAATTGCGTATTACTGA
- a CDS encoding helix-turn-helix transcriptional regulator, producing the protein MPTKRQHFFDPRHYQIRAGFPAEYAHGAIVEPHRHPWHQLTFASQGVVTVTTREGSWVVPTHRGLWVPARTRHWLEMSGTVSLRALYVAPTLSTTLPDKCCVVEISPLMRELILRVSELKGLNSHIPLHSHLVPVMLDHLHLMQSDPIHLPLPRDGRAKRIVSLLGQEPANRKPLGELAKTAGASKRTLERLFKSETGLGFGKWRQQFRLGHALRLLAAGQAVTSVALDVGYESPSAFISAFRMTFGQTPGEYFRSAY; encoded by the coding sequence ATGCCGACAAAGCGTCAGCACTTCTTTGACCCGCGCCACTACCAGATTCGCGCCGGATTCCCCGCCGAGTACGCGCACGGCGCCATCGTCGAGCCCCATCGACATCCGTGGCACCAGCTCACCTTCGCCTCGCAGGGCGTCGTCACCGTCACCACGCGCGAGGGCTCATGGGTCGTCCCCACGCATCGCGGGTTATGGGTCCCGGCACGCACCCGCCACTGGCTGGAGATGTCTGGAACGGTTTCACTGCGCGCGCTCTATGTCGCGCCGACCCTGAGCACCACCCTGCCCGACAAATGCTGCGTGGTCGAAATCTCTCCGCTGATGCGCGAATTGATTCTTCGGGTATCCGAACTCAAGGGACTCAACTCCCATATCCCGCTCCATTCCCATCTGGTCCCGGTGATGCTCGATCATCTTCACTTGATGCAATCGGACCCTATTCATTTGCCACTGCCCCGCGACGGGCGCGCAAAGCGAATCGTATCCCTTCTCGGGCAAGAACCCGCCAACCGAAAACCGCTCGGCGAACTCGCCAAGACCGCCGGTGCCAGCAAGCGCACCCTCGAGAGACTGTTCAAGTCAGAGACCGGACTTGGCTTCGGCAAATGGCGCCAACAGTTCCGTTTAGGTCATGCGCTGCGGCTGCTCGCGGCGGGTCAAGCGGTGACCAGCGTGGCACTCGATGTCGGCTACGAGAGCCCCAGCGCGTTTATCTCGGCATTTCGCATGACCTTCGGGCAGACGCCCGGGGAGTATTTCCGCTCTGCGTATTAG
- a CDS encoding cupin domain-containing protein, translating to MASKDFVFTQLLRAYRKGIISEAVFEQQMNELTTSTGGALENPLNISNLMAFRGDGTKARGKRLRRTAQSETMTFTIPANFHSDRENSHRGDQIIYVLEGSATARVAGNEQQIKAGDILTIPAGAMHTLRTDSEPLFGLTVFAPPEAA from the coding sequence ATGGCGAGCAAGGATTTTGTCTTCACCCAATTGCTGAGGGCTTATCGCAAGGGGATCATTTCCGAGGCGGTCTTCGAGCAACAAATGAATGAACTGACCACGTCGACCGGCGGCGCACTCGAGAATCCGCTTAACATCTCCAACCTGATGGCGTTTCGTGGTGACGGCACGAAGGCGCGCGGCAAGCGCCTGCGGCGGACTGCGCAGAGCGAGACGATGACCTTCACGATCCCGGCGAACTTCCACAGCGATCGCGAGAACAGCCATCGTGGTGACCAGATCATCTATGTGCTTGAGGGGTCGGCGACTGCACGTGTCGCGGGCAATGAACAGCAGATCAAAGCGGGCGACATCCTGACTATTCCGGCCGGCGCGATGCACACTCTTCGCACGGATAGCGAACCGCTCTTCGGGCTTACCGTTTTCGCTCCGCCCGAAGCGGCCTAG
- the rsmI gene encoding 16S rRNA (cytidine(1402)-2'-O)-methyltransferase — translation MSSSANSPGVLYVVATPIGNPGDISARALQVLEGVDLIACEDTRRTGQFLAAHGLRKQLLSHYEHNEQRRVPDLVARLRQGARIALVSDAGTPAISDPGYRLVRAALDAAIVVKAIPGPSAAIAALSIAGLPTDRFVFEGFLPTREGALRKELEGLSGEPRTMIFYEAARRLGGTLATMASIFGNEREAAVMRETTKTYEETLRGSLGELAARFENTNPLGEITIVVAGAADGAAAGHGQAVTVDMLLEEGVSLKQASAIVARLTGRSRREVYQEGLKNRTER, via the coding sequence TTGAGCAGCAGCGCAAATTCGCCCGGGGTCCTGTACGTGGTCGCAACGCCGATCGGTAACCCCGGCGATATCAGCGCCCGCGCCTTGCAGGTGCTGGAAGGAGTCGATTTGATCGCATGCGAGGATACGCGCCGGACGGGGCAGTTTCTCGCCGCGCACGGCCTCCGCAAGCAACTGCTCTCGCATTACGAGCACAACGAGCAACGACGCGTGCCCGACTTGGTTGCGCGACTCAGGCAAGGCGCGCGCATAGCGCTGGTGAGCGATGCTGGCACGCCGGCGATTTCAGATCCGGGCTATCGCCTGGTTCGCGCGGCGCTCGATGCGGCGATAGTCGTGAAGGCGATTCCAGGCCCATCGGCGGCAATCGCTGCCTTGTCGATCGCCGGTCTGCCCACCGATCGATTCGTGTTCGAGGGATTTCTCCCCACGCGCGAGGGCGCGTTGCGCAAGGAGCTTGAGGGGCTCTCCGGCGAACCGCGTACCATGATCTTCTACGAGGCCGCGCGCCGGCTTGGTGGGACCCTGGCGACAATGGCTTCGATCTTCGGCAATGAGCGCGAAGCCGCGGTGATGCGCGAGACCACCAAGACCTACGAAGAAACGCTGCGCGGTTCGCTCGGTGAGCTGGCGGCTAGATTCGAGAACACCAATCCGCTCGGTGAGATCACGATCGTCGTCGCGGGCGCGGCCGACGGCGCGGCCGCGGGCCACGGTCAAGCGGTCACTGTGGACATGCTGCTGGAAGAGGGAGTCAGCCTGAAGCAGGCGAGCGCAATTGTCGCGAGGCTGACCGGTCGCAGTCGGCGGGAGGTTTACCAGGAGGGGCTCAAGAACCGAACCGAAAGATAG
- the purU gene encoding formyltetrahydrofolate deformylase, whose product MADAERAILLISCIDRPGIIARVAGQLFHLGCNIITSDQHTDDADGHFFWRIDFESNQRPLSEVAQNLTDGLARLLPWEQLRWHLYEASSHDRIVIMVSRLAHCMMDLLSRYRFGELEAEVVGVISNHPDLEPLARPFGVPFDVIPVSKDKKPEAEARLLERLVELKADTVVLARYMQVLSGDFLRKWQKPIVNIHHGFLPAFAGASPYRQAHDRGVKLIGATAHYVSEELDAGPIIAQATTAITHRDTIADLARKGKDLEVIALAKAVRAHLHKQVLIHHNRTIVFE is encoded by the coding sequence GTGGCCGACGCGGAAAGGGCTATTCTTCTAATCTCGTGCATCGATCGCCCGGGCATCATAGCCCGCGTCGCCGGCCAGCTGTTCCATCTCGGGTGCAATATTATCACCTCAGACCAGCACACCGATGACGCCGACGGGCACTTCTTCTGGCGCATCGACTTCGAAAGCAACCAGCGCCCGCTTTCCGAGGTGGCGCAGAATTTAACCGACGGCCTCGCCCGCCTGCTGCCGTGGGAGCAGTTGCGCTGGCATCTCTATGAAGCCTCCAGCCACGACCGGATCGTCATCATGGTCTCGCGCCTGGCGCATTGCATGATGGATTTGCTAAGCCGCTATCGCTTCGGCGAGCTCGAAGCCGAGGTCGTCGGCGTAATCAGCAATCATCCCGATTTGGAGCCGCTGGCGCGCCCCTTTGGAGTTCCCTTCGACGTGATTCCCGTCAGCAAGGACAAAAAACCGGAGGCCGAGGCGCGGCTGCTAGAGCGTCTGGTCGAGCTTAAGGCCGATACGGTGGTGCTCGCGCGCTACATGCAAGTTTTGTCCGGCGATTTCCTCAGGAAGTGGCAGAAACCGATCGTGAACATCCACCACGGCTTTTTGCCCGCGTTTGCAGGAGCGAGTCCGTACCGCCAGGCGCATGACCGAGGGGTTAAACTAATCGGCGCCACCGCACATTACGTGAGCGAGGAACTGGACGCCGGTCCGATCATCGCACAGGCCACCACGGCGATTACCCATCGCGACACCATCGCGGACCTCGCGCGCAAGGGCAAAGATCTGGAAGTAATCGCCCTGGCCAAGGCGGTGCGAGCACACCTGCACAAGCAGGTGCTGATACATCACAACCGCACCATCGTGTTCGAGTAG
- a CDS encoding PspA/IM30 family protein has product MALLDRVATLVRANLNDLLDQAENPEKMLKQVILDMENQFIQVKTQVAIALADLHLLEKKKNETGEKHAEWMRKAELAVDKKDDGLARAALERALRFQQLNESLDQQIADQEAQVEALKTALKRLEVKLAEARERVDMLIVQHRRSRATRRAADAQAPNGESRTFDRMRSKVAREEALGRANGELVGTDDEVDLRFHVLEREQRIDTLLKELKAKKGFTS; this is encoded by the coding sequence ATGGCACTGCTAGATCGTGTTGCGACGCTCGTTCGGGCCAACCTGAACGACCTGCTCGACCAGGCCGAGAATCCCGAGAAGATGCTCAAGCAGGTGATTCTCGACATGGAAAACCAATTCATACAGGTCAAGACCCAGGTCGCGATCGCGCTGGCCGACCTGCACTTGCTGGAGAAGAAGAAAAACGAGACCGGTGAGAAGCACGCCGAGTGGATGCGCAAGGCCGAACTGGCGGTCGATAAGAAGGATGACGGACTGGCGCGCGCAGCTCTGGAGCGTGCGCTGCGATTTCAGCAACTGAATGAGAGCCTGGATCAGCAGATCGCGGACCAGGAGGCGCAGGTCGAGGCTCTGAAAACCGCGCTGAAACGGCTCGAAGTAAAGCTCGCCGAGGCCCGCGAAAGGGTGGACATGCTGATCGTGCAGCATCGACGATCACGTGCCACCCGACGCGCGGCCGATGCGCAAGCGCCCAATGGGGAAAGCCGCACCTTCGATCGAATGCGCTCCAAGGTCGCTCGCGAAGAGGCCCTGGGCAGGGCCAATGGCGAACTGGTCGGAACCGATGACGAGGTTGACCTGCGCTTCCACGTGCTCGAGCGTGAACAGAGGATCGATACCCTGCTTAAGGAGCTGAAGGCGAAGAAGGGGTTCACCTCCTGA
- a CDS encoding SPFH domain-containing protein, giving the protein MSNVLTDAVIVAVIAVGALLLVMVVFARLYRKAGPHEALVVYGFRGTRVIKGHGTVIFPMVENCRELSLELMSFDVAPQQDLYTKQGVAVTVEAVAQIKVKSDPESILTASEQFLTKLAPDREALIRLVMEGHLRGIIGQLTVEEIVKQPEMVADRMRSTCADDMNKMGLEVISFTIKEVRDKNEYITNMGRPDIARIRRDADVAAAEADRDTAIKRAIALREAAIAKAQADQERVAAETASLARQAEAQRDLEVKKAEYAELVKRQQAQADKAYEIQANVMQQQVVAESVKVQQVEKERQVKVQEAEIVRREKELIATVLKQAEVERQRIQTIAEAEKARMMAEAQGRASAIRAQGEAEAEIIFKKGEAEARAMNLKAEAYQEYNQAAVADKLITGLPEVVKALASPLANVDRITVVSTGDGDSAGLHKITGDIAQMAAQVPALFEALSGMQMSELLKKVRMIGDKAERPAGSKNGDRE; this is encoded by the coding sequence ATGTCTAACGTGTTAACCGACGCTGTGATCGTTGCCGTGATCGCGGTCGGCGCTCTGCTCCTGGTGATGGTGGTGTTTGCAAGGCTGTACCGGAAGGCCGGGCCGCACGAGGCGCTGGTGGTGTATGGATTTCGCGGCACCCGGGTCATCAAGGGACACGGCACTGTCATCTTCCCGATGGTAGAGAACTGCCGCGAGCTGTCGCTGGAGCTGATGTCTTTCGATGTCGCCCCCCAGCAGGACCTCTATACCAAGCAAGGCGTGGCGGTGACCGTCGAGGCAGTCGCGCAAATCAAGGTCAAGTCGGACCCCGAGTCGATTCTAACCGCGTCGGAACAGTTCCTCACCAAGCTCGCTCCGGACCGCGAGGCGCTGATTCGCCTGGTAATGGAAGGGCACCTGCGCGGAATCATCGGGCAGCTAACGGTCGAGGAGATCGTGAAGCAACCCGAGATGGTGGCCGATCGGATGCGCTCAACCTGTGCCGACGACATGAACAAGATGGGTCTTGAAGTGATTTCCTTCACGATCAAGGAGGTCCGTGACAAGAACGAGTACATCACCAACATGGGCCGCCCAGATATCGCGCGCATCCGGCGCGATGCCGACGTGGCCGCGGCGGAGGCGGACCGCGACACCGCGATCAAGCGGGCGATCGCGCTGCGTGAAGCGGCCATCGCCAAGGCGCAGGCAGACCAGGAGCGGGTCGCGGCGGAAACCGCATCGCTGGCCCGACAAGCCGAGGCGCAGCGCGACCTCGAGGTGAAGAAGGCCGAATATGCGGAGCTGGTGAAGCGCCAGCAGGCGCAGGCCGACAAGGCCTACGAGATTCAGGCCAACGTCATGCAGCAGCAGGTAGTGGCCGAATCCGTCAAGGTCCAGCAGGTCGAGAAAGAGCGCCAGGTGAAGGTGCAGGAAGCCGAGATTGTGCGCCGTGAAAAGGAACTGATCGCCACAGTGCTCAAGCAGGCCGAGGTCGAACGCCAGCGCATCCAGACCATCGCCGAGGCCGAGAAGGCGCGCATGATGGCCGAGGCGCAAGGGCGCGCCAGCGCGATCCGCGCGCAAGGCGAGGCGGAAGCGGAAATTATCTTCAAGAAAGGCGAGGCCGAAGCCCGTGCGATGAATCTCAAGGCCGAGGCGTACCAGGAATACAACCAGGCTGCGGTAGCAGACAAATTGATTACCGGCCTGCCCGAGGTGGTGAAGGCTTTGGCGAGCCCCTTGGCCAACGTCGATCGCATCACGGTGGTTTCTACCGGCGACGGTGATTCCGCGGGCCTGCACAAGATTACCGGCGATATCGCCCAGATGGCTGCTCAGGTCCCGGCGCTGTTCGAAGCGCTGTCGGGCATGCAGATGTCCGAGCTGCTCAAAAAGGTTCGCATGATCGGCGACAAGGCGGAGCGCCCCGCGGGCTCCAAGAATGGCGACCGAGAGTAG
- a CDS encoding helix-turn-helix transcriptional regulator: MKLSEKLRYLRLVEGTLRGMGREMTQQDLARALKKEVGAGLSQSYLSQIESGTRPHMTNASRMLLARFFKVHPGYLVDDPEGYHTELTSDLRAMRDRLDLWLIEGAEQFASDPEVSDALLRVARHDDTRKCLILLGAVLDAPQLVERLSEVLKPDLGAHPLSKAANRKSVGVRP; this comes from the coding sequence ATGAAGCTGAGCGAGAAGTTGCGCTATCTGCGCCTGGTCGAAGGGACCCTGCGCGGCATGGGCCGCGAGATGACCCAGCAGGATCTCGCCCGCGCGCTTAAGAAGGAAGTGGGCGCGGGGCTCAGCCAATCCTATCTGTCGCAAATCGAAAGCGGCACTCGCCCGCATATGACCAATGCCTCGCGCATGCTGCTGGCCCGTTTTTTCAAGGTTCATCCCGGGTATCTGGTCGACGACCCGGAGGGCTACCACACCGAGCTGACCAGTGACCTGCGCGCCATGCGCGATCGCCTCGACCTCTGGCTCATCGAGGGGGCGGAGCAATTCGCTTCTGACCCGGAGGTGAGCGACGCGCTGCTGCGGGTGGCTCGGCACGATGACACGCGCAAGTGTTTGATCCTGCTGGGCGCGGTTCTGGACGCGCCGCAACTGGTCGAACGCCTGAGCGAAGTGCTGAAACCAGATCTCGGTGCGCACCCGCTCAGCAAAGCCGCAAACCGAAAATCCGTCGGGGTCCGTCCATGA
- the can gene encoding carbonate dehydratase: MRTLPELFRNNRRWANRMEHDHPGFFSQLAAQQAPEFLWIGCSDSRVPANQIVDLMPGEIFVHRNIANVVDHADGNCLAVIQYAVGELRVKHIMVVGHYRCGGVRAALETERGGLVDDWLAPIRALHRRHRAFFDLCSGETARWDKLCELNVLEQARSVSQTTMVREAWARGQDLAVHGWIYSVADGYLRDLDVTVANAEEAKTAFAGRFAQLL, translated from the coding sequence GTGCGGACCTTGCCCGAACTGTTCAGGAACAATCGGAGATGGGCGAACCGGATGGAGCACGATCACCCCGGTTTCTTCAGCCAGCTTGCAGCGCAGCAGGCGCCCGAGTTCCTCTGGATCGGATGCTCGGACAGCCGTGTCCCCGCCAATCAGATCGTCGACCTCATGCCCGGCGAGATATTCGTCCACCGCAATATCGCCAATGTCGTCGACCACGCCGACGGAAATTGCCTGGCAGTTATCCAGTACGCGGTCGGCGAGCTGCGCGTAAAGCACATCATGGTGGTCGGCCATTATCGCTGTGGTGGGGTCCGCGCCGCTCTTGAAACCGAGCGGGGAGGTCTGGTCGACGACTGGCTGGCTCCGATTCGTGCCCTCCACCGGCGTCATCGCGCATTCTTCGACCTCTGCTCCGGCGAGACCGCGCGCTGGGACAAGCTCTGCGAGCTCAACGTGCTGGAGCAGGCCCGCAGCGTGTCGCAAACCACCATGGTGCGTGAGGCGTGGGCGCGCGGCCAGGATTTAGCGGTCCATGGCTGGATCTATTCAGTTGCGGACGGGTATCTTCGCGACCTCGACGTCACGGTCGCCAACGCGGAGGAGGCGAAGACGGCCTTCGCAGGAAGATTCGCGCAACTACTGTAA